A portion of the Cellulophaga algicola DSM 14237 genome contains these proteins:
- a CDS encoding CPBP family intramembrane glutamic endopeptidase: MIYEIWDYFKNPKNEPYPSLQNLEKWSLLKKILILNIVFSFILGIVMGIITTVAGADLGAHGVGEMFKKYPVYIIFFLAVILAPILEELIFRGTLTFFKNPKSFKYAYYVSVFLFGAVHLSNFESYADHLWLAPILVLPQISAGIFLGFTRVKLGLVWSMLLHGLHNGILLTPMLFFKFAGETIP; this comes from the coding sequence ATGATTTATGAAATTTGGGACTACTTTAAAAATCCTAAAAATGAACCCTACCCTAGTTTGCAAAACCTAGAAAAATGGTCGCTTCTAAAAAAGATATTAATTTTAAATATTGTTTTTAGTTTTATTCTCGGGATTGTAATGGGAATAATCACGACAGTTGCCGGAGCAGATTTAGGAGCACATGGCGTAGGTGAGATGTTTAAAAAGTATCCTGTTTACATTATCTTTTTTTTAGCAGTCATTCTAGCTCCTATTCTAGAAGAGTTGATTTTTAGAGGAACCCTAACGTTTTTTAAGAACCCAAAATCTTTTAAATACGCCTATTACGTATCTGTTTTTCTTTTTGGAGCCGTACACTTGAGCAATTTTGAATCTTACGCAGATCATCTTTGGTTGGCACCTATATTAGTACTTCCTCAAATTTCTGCAGGAATATTTTTAGGGTTTACTCGCGTAAAATTAGGCCTTGTTTGGTCTATGTTATTGCATGGGTTACATAATGGAATTCTACTTACCCCAATGTTATTCTTTAAATTTGCAGGAGAAACTATTCCTTAA
- a CDS encoding ABC transporter ATP-binding protein, whose protein sequence is MIKAQNIQKYYGDLQVLKGVDIHITKGEIVSIVGPSGAGKTTLLQILGTLDIQSNKYDSQLLIKDRDITALSEKELAKFRNENIGFIFQFHQLLPEFTALENVCIPAFIKNTTKNAAEKRAKELLDFLGLSHRYHHKPNELSGGEQQRVAVARALVNSPSVIFADEPSGNLDTESADNLHKLFFKLRDEFGQTFVIVTHNEELAEMADRKLTMVDGKMLPSE, encoded by the coding sequence ATGATAAAAGCGCAAAATATCCAGAAATATTATGGAGACCTACAAGTCTTAAAAGGTGTAGATATTCATATTACTAAAGGAGAAATTGTATCTATTGTTGGACCGTCTGGGGCAGGAAAAACAACACTTTTACAAATTTTAGGCACCTTAGATATACAGTCTAATAAATATGACAGTCAGCTTTTAATAAAAGATAGAGATATAACGGCTTTATCAGAAAAGGAATTGGCCAAATTTAGAAATGAAAATATAGGGTTCATTTTTCAATTCCACCAATTATTGCCAGAATTTACTGCATTAGAAAATGTCTGTATTCCTGCTTTTATCAAAAACACGACAAAGAATGCTGCTGAAAAAAGAGCCAAAGAATTGCTAGACTTTTTAGGCCTATCGCATCGGTACCATCACAAACCGAATGAACTATCTGGTGGAGAACAACAACGCGTTGCTGTAGCACGTGCTTTAGTAAATAGCCCAAGTGTTATTTTTGCTGATGAACCTAGTGGAAATCTAGATACAGAAAGCGCCGATAATCTTCATAAATTATTTTTTAAATTAAGGGATGAATTTGGACAAACCTTTGTTATAGTTACCCATAATGAAGAATTGGCTGAGATGGCCGATAGAAAACTCACCATGGTAGACGGAAAAATGTTACCATCAGAATGA